gaggtttttaatttatcgattaATCAATAACCTTATTGACAAAATCTATATAGTTTATTATGCTGGTATATAGttaacaatttgttaaaagGGTCACTGCCACTGAAAGAGGCatttgtttacaaattattatttactcaaAACCTTTACAAagattattaacaataatcaAGAAAAGTCAATTATAatgatttatgtattatacccttacaacaattaaaaatcagtttatttagatttcaatgagaaaaatacatgttatttctaaaagttatagtaaaagttaattaatattgtaaattattgccttacttaaatttaaaattgattataattattaaatattatttctaatattaaactaaatattaaaatttttttagaaaaaaagagaggaataaaaatgcatatttaaatgtatatttaccTAATTGTTTAAGTCTTTCTGATAATTGGTCAGTTTTTCGCTTTGTATCATCCTCGCTGCTAAAGTAACCCTCTGAATGAGTGCTAGGAACTTTCTGCTTCTGCACCAAGCTTGGAGACAGTATAGTGTTCGGCTTCTTTGATTTTACTTCTACCTggaaacaaatatatgtacaatatattacaacatatattttacataaaattctaataatttaaagttctTATACAAAGATTACATTAAGTAATAACttgtctaaaaaataatttcttattatattttattatagagaaaaatatttgtaaaattcaaGCTTATTTCAGATAACAAAATCTTTAGAAAGCAAATTTCACAAAGAGTTTGatacaaatttgttaaaagaatatcaacaaaagatataatgGAATTTGTCAGTAAAATATGAGAgcagattaattatttatattaatgatagaattcaaataaaatttgcaattttgtaaagttCACATCAAACTATGTTATGAAGATTAAAGACTGCAAATTAGAGATTagaatttaatgaattaaaataaaatagattaaaattaaaaatatttgatcaaattctaattcttaATTTGCAATCTTCAATCTTCAAAGTCTGATGTAGAATTTGACTGATACATTCCatctaaatatttacaaaatgattttatttggTTTCTGCTAATAATCTGTTGTCACATTATATCAATAGACTTCGCTGATAACATAAGCTTATTGTGAATACAGTTGATGCCAATTTGATGCTAAATCTGTTGGCAAACTGTTGGCATACCATATTGCACACTTAAATATCTTTGTTACGCGACATATATATCAAGTACCTTAGACGTAGAGAGATTCCGCCTGTGCCTGGCGTTGTATCTCTCGAACAGGTTCTGATACCTCGCCGCGTCCACCTCCTTGTCGCCGAAGTCGATGGTGAAGGCCAACGGGGTCTGCAGTGCGCGCGGACTATCGTCCGCCTGCGATATACTCCTCGCAGTCTCCTTGCACCTCTTCCCCGTGTCGCCGTTCCCGTTGCTCGTCGTCGGTCGCGCGTCATCGACGGGCCCCTCGCGCGTCAACAGCTCGCCGTGGGTCCCGCCCGAGGAACTAGCGTCGTCGGGTGGCAAATCCGCCGACGTCGAGGGACGAGTGTCGATCATCACCTCGGACGCCTGCGCCACGTCCATGTTCATTGCCATTTAACATGCCAGCCGTAAACATCCGCGGGAATAACGAACAGACGGTATCGCATACGGTACCCCCTCGGACTCTCCTGGGGTGCGTAACACTCGAGCCACTCCTACGAGCGGCGCATCGCGGGATTGCGCCGAGTATTCACCGCGAAGTTCGGTGTCACATGCGAAAACGGCGGCGATCTCTTAACAGCGAGGTCTTCGACTCGGACGCAGGTTGACACAGTGGCAGGTGCATCTACCGTGTGCGTACGCCATTGACTGCCGTCATCGCGCCCAGCTGTCATTGacaccaccaccgccaccgccgctgccgccgacGATGACGATTACAACGACACACAACGTCCCGAGGAGAGAGGGGTGTATGTACAGCATCCGCCGATAACTGTCGCGCGTTTGAAAATGTTCGAATGTTAATTCTTTCCTTATTATGCgttatttccttttcttctacGTGCCATGAGGAAACGAAGTGTCAGAATGACGAAATCGAGTGAGAGCGACGCGCGATGAACGATCGGCCGTTACGCAACGACTTTTACCGGAAAAGCAGGATGGAACGCCTTGAGAATCTGCATCGCGGTCACTTTGCGGAACGATGCGTTTCTAATTATCGGCACGCGCGTCGATCGCGTCTTCTTCATGAATATCttacgtatgtacatacacttTTCCCAATTCGTGAGCTAGATTGAACGACTGTACATTCCACGcgatttatattgttgaaaaattgaaagatttgAACATTTATTCTGTCAAGTAATTCTACAATACCGATGAAGAAACGTGAGCTTTTAGGAAGAGAAATAGGGAACAGATGTCGCGACATGTAAATTTATCACGTGGACAATGGAATTAATTAtctgacaaaaatatattggGTAGCAGTAGCATGTGATGGCATGGCGAGCATGTGGAAATTGTGGCATGTGAGAGTAACCGGCGTGTTTTGTATTAGTGATCGACAAATATAAATCGCAACAGCAGAAGCAGAAAAATGAAAGGAATTTCGAAGGTATAACAAGTTTCATTActgtattttattcatttggCGAGACATAAAGTTAAGCGGAAGAAAACTGAAGAGACCTTTATTTCTATAACCTTCTCAGAAATTTGCATttctaaaacattaattaaaaatatttttttaatttaaattacacattaatgtacttatatattaatttaaatatattttttaatgtatgggtgtgtaataatatataatatgcttttacaattgttatttaaagtgaaaatttataaccacttgttataaattaatatatttatattgcagtacacttatatatattttaatttataaatattatttctttttctcttttctcttctctcctctcctctcctctccccccccctctctctctctctctctctctttctctttctctcttgataTTCGTATAACATTTGTAtcaagagaaataaaagacagattatttgataattttagtCAAGCAAGGCAAAAAGCAATGGGCGCAAGGACAGCTATACCATTGAGAATGAAGACTCAATGAATTCTGATTCCAATAATGAAAGTGCAGTGAATTCAGCAGTTGACAATGAGAATTCAATGGATGCTGAAACCGATCTGAGTGCTGATTATTTGATGGAAAATATGTTTGAAAATCCTGAATTTGATATTGCAAACTTAATGGCAGATGCATATGATAAAGAAGGTAAAATAGAATTGGATAATTATGAGACTGAATCTCTTGAGATGAATcaggaaaagaagaaaaagaaagtcaCGGATGAATTAACCGAGGTAATGcctaagaaaaagaagaaatttgaaaacaacCTTTACAAGCAGCCAACGGTTGAAGAACTCAGTCAGCTTAGGGAAACTGAGAATTTGTTTCATTCAAATTTGTTTCGACTTCAAATTGAGGAGGTTCTCAATGAAATGAGGctcaaagataaatataaagtgtTATTTGAGATTTGGTTCGATAAGTTGAAAGCAGCAATTGAATCTATTGAAGCAACTGAAGAAGTTCCGGTCAGTATATATAACTGAACTGTAAGATACGagtcaataaaattatgtttgatCTATTGTATCGATTTATTTCAGCTTGTAGATAATAATTTGGATGATAAAATAGGTGTTCACATTCCCATACCAGATGTACCAAATGAAACTAAGGgtgtttttaagtttttaaaaccaTCCAATGTTAGAGTAGTTGGATCTTATGAATCAGGATGTATTCTCGGATCTACCGTCACCGTAGACGTAATGGTGGAGATGCCGGCCAGTTTATTCTGGAAGCAGGATTATTCGaattatgtgtattttaaaaagagagCGATATACTTGGCATTTATAGCATCGATTATAGGAAGCGATATTGCAGAGAGCAAGAGATTTATTGGTGATAATCTAAGACCTTTGTTGAAACTTCGACCAACTGgaaaattgaacaaaaaagTGAACGTAGTAATACATGTTTCCACTCAAGAAACtagttttaagttaaatagatttttaccAGAGAAAAATAGCATTAGACCTAATTGGTACTTTGACGAGAAGTCTTTGGAAAATAGTAAGTTTATATgctcatttaattaatataaatttataaatttagaattgtATGTAGtagaaaaagcagctttgtaattataagattttttaatatgtttgattatgcattaaaattaaatttaatgagcagagaaccaatcatattagAATAATCAGAGAAAAATCTTGTAACAGTAATACTGctttttcttctaaaattataatatttttatcttacttattaatatttttgcccACAGCATCTTTACCACCCACTCCACACTACAATTCTCTGATACTACATGACTTAATAATGTCGAGGACAAATTCCGAAATTGGgcaattaataaaagagtATCCAAATTTGAGGGATGGTATAATTTTGCTGAAAATATGGTTGTGTCAGCGTGAACTGAATAAGGGACAAGATGGCTTTACTAATCACATCATTACTATGTTTGTAATCTATTTACTGCGTGAGAAAAAACTCAACACTTTCATGAGCAGCTATCAGATTGTACGAAATGTTTGGATTTGCTTAGGTCTCTtggaaagttaattaaattgtgctctattttttgtcttatttGAGATACTAATTGTATTGATTTGAAATAGCACAGGGAAATTGGTGCGAGAACGGAATTACCATGTGCGAGGATAAGGATAATCAGAAACAGGTCTCACATTATCACAATTATTATGACTGTGTTTTTCTTGATACTACCGGATACCACAACTTCGCGGCGAATCTATCGAAGGATACCTTTTCATGGGTACAGAGAGAAGCAGCGTTGTGCCTAAAACATTTGGACAATATACATGTAGATAGCTTTCAAGCactttttatgcaaaaagtaCCATTTCATAGAGCGTTTGATCATATTTTATGGTAATTTTTCTagattattagtattattttctgtattgatagtgtcaaatttattttaataacttattatttgtgtttgtatgtgtgtgtttgtagTTTTGAGAATGAGACAGTTTTAGGAAAAATGGTTAGAAATGAATCCAGCATGGACAACAAACTTAATTATGGACCTGACAAACGTAGTCAGGCGATTAAGATACTTTTTAAAGTTCTAAAAAGAGGTTTAGGAGAtagaattaatcaattatgtGTATTacctaatatatataaagaatggGAATGCACCGAGCACATGCCAGATAATATTGGAAAGCTTATTATTGGATTAGAATTAAATCCTGaaacatgttttaatattgtggACAAAGGACCTGAAGCTAATTTACCAGAAGTAAGTtatgaaacaatatttttatacaatagcaaaatagagaatttgacaattatattataaaatataataataaatatttatttttaattaatattaatattatcatattattacatatcaCACAAGATAAAAAACTTTGTATTTTGCAGGCAGctgattttagaaatttttgggGCGTGAAGTCTGAATTACGTCGATTTAAAGATGGAGCCATTCGTGAGGCTGTAATTTGGTCAAAAGGCAAATCTCTCACGGACAAAAGAATAATATGCAAGAAAATAATAGTGTAtctgttaaaaacaaaatttaatatctttagaaaacaatatttgtatGTCGCGGATCAAATGGAAGATTTGTTAAAGTTGCATAAAGTAATTTATCTAATTACTTTAACTTAATCGATTAaagtaatttgttttttcaattACTGTTactttcttgaaattttatttaatttatgattatatacttttagtaCAAAATAACGCATTTCGTATATGGAACTGGTGAAGAAGCTACATTGAAGGTTCTACAAGCTTTTAACAccttagaaaagaatttaatgtcGCTAAATGATATGCCTTTGACGATAAACGGTGTACAAGGCTCGAGTCCAGTTTTTCGATACGCAGAAGTCTTTCCACCGCTTGCTACTGTTCATCGGAAAACTGATGGTATCACCGAGGAACACAAGAATTGCTTGAgtctttcaaaaaaaatagtaaaatgtCCTATGTATGTTCACGCGCTCGATGCGACGTTACAGTTATCGATTAGTGGAAAATGGCCTGAGGAATTGAAAGCCATTAGGAAGACAAAGGCAgcattttacatacaaatcGCGGAATGTCTTAGGGCGCAGCATGATGTGACAGTTCAGGCCAATCCTTCTTGTGTAGATGTGTATCaggttaatataataaattttattttgtgataatataatatttgtaataataattacattttaagtaaaaatgttctataatattacttttataactgtacattttttcttaaaaatataaagtttttttttattaggacGGATTTGTTTTTCGATTAAGAATAGCGCATCAAAAAGAAATTGCTTTGATGAAACAAATCAACGAAGACGGAGTAATTAAGTACAGGGACAATGAAGAATCCATTGAATTGGAAAACAAACTGTTTCATTTACCCAAATTAAGCAGCGCCTTGCATGGGTGAGAATTTATGAATGTGATTCTTATTGGGATAATTCGTATAAGACTTTAAGAGTATATCTTTTGAAAGTAACACTTTTCTGAATGAGAATTTTTGTCtcgtatttaattatattatcaatagGATAAGTcttagattttaataattaaaaacattaaaattgtaaattatataaaaatgattaatataaaaatcattttatataaacttgagatttcatatataatactattataataaatattttactcaaTTTACGGCTTGCAATCGGCTCTTgaagattaaataagaaatatgtttgcataataattttgatataatcaGATGcaacaaataagaaaaacattttgtgtgtgtgtgtgtgtgtgtctggtGTGTAGAGctcatatatagtatatatatatatattatattttcaattttcattcttttagattacattCTCAACAACCATCATTTGGTCCTGCTTGCTGTTTGGCGAAACGCTGGTTATCGGCGCAACTATTAGATGATACTCATATACCAGGAGTTGTAATTGAATTGCTCATGGCATCACTGTATCTAGCACCAAAGCCGTACAAGCCAGCTCAGACACCACAAATGGCATTTCTACGATTTCTGGAAGTTATTGCTAGAGCTCATTGGAATACAGATCCCATCATTGTCAATTTCAATTGCGAGATGACCAGTAAGTCAAcgtcttaatatatttatttattttttaattcaactgtaaatttcagcaaaatttcATGCATGAAATAATCAGTTGAAATcgaaataacaaattgatACTGAAATCAGAGTTGTGTTTCTATTGAGATGTATAAAGAAGATAATGAGATGtataaagaagataaataaaaatattcttactttaaatttatctatactATCTCTTCTGATCTTAAGAAAattgatatgtaaatatattacgtaacaaaataatgttaaattttacagaTGAAGAAATTGTTGCCGTAGAAACGTTATTTAGTACTGCTCGCAATGCTCTACcagctttatttatatctacTCCTTACGATCAGCAAAAATCCTTGTGGACTAGAAAAGTGCCGTCgcaattgattttaaatcgtATGAGTACGCTAGCGAAAGAATCGCTGAAATTATTCGATGACTCGTTGTTCAATAACACGATTCTGGATGTAAAACCCATGTTCCGTCCTCCTCTCTCGGAATATGATTGTTTGTTACATCTAAAATCGAATATGATTCCTAGAAGATTGCAGGCAATCGATGTATCCAGCAAAGCAAAAATTGTAGATTTACATCCATATAAAACTCACTTGCTTCAAAAAATTCCGATTGTAAACTTTGATCCTGTGCAATGTTTCTTAAAAGATTTAAGAGTAAGTATCACCGGATAacttattgataaaaataaataaaaataaactgtaattgttaaca
Above is a window of Monomorium pharaonis isolate MP-MQ-018 chromosome 10, ASM1337386v2, whole genome shotgun sequence DNA encoding:
- the LOC105832155 gene encoding nucleolar protein 6, whose translation is MKGISKSSKAKSNGRKDSYTIENEDSMNSDSNNESAVNSAVDNENSMDAETDLSADYLMENMFENPEFDIANLMADAYDKEGKIELDNYETESLEMNQEKKKKKVTDELTEVMPKKKKKFENNLYKQPTVEELSQLRETENLFHSNLFRLQIEEVLNEMRLKDKYKVLFEIWFDKLKAAIESIEATEEVPLVDNNLDDKIGVHIPIPDVPNETKGVFKFLKPSNVRVVGSYESGCILGSTVTVDVMVEMPASLFWKQDYSNYVYFKKRAIYLAFIASIIGSDIAESKRFIGDNLRPLLKLRPTGKLNKKVNVVIHVSTQETSFKLNRFLPEKNSIRPNWYFDEKSLENTSLPPTPHYNSLILHDLIMSRTNSEIGQLIKEYPNLRDGIILLKIWLCQRELNKGQDGFTNHIITMFVIYLLREKKLNTFMSSYQIVRNVWICLAQGNWCENGITMCEDKDNQKQVSHYHNYYDCVFLDTTGYHNFAANLSKDTFSWVQREAALCLKHLDNIHVDSFQALFMQKVPFHRAFDHILCFENETVLGKMVRNESSMDNKLNYGPDKRSQAIKILFKVLKRGLGDRINQLCVLPNIYKEWECTEHMPDNIGKLIIGLELNPETCFNIVDKGPEANLPEAADFRNFWGVKSELRRFKDGAIREAVIWSKGKSLTDKRIICKKIIVYLLKTKFNIFRKQYLYVADQMEDLLKLHKYKITHFVYGTGEEATLKVLQAFNTLEKNLMSLNDMPLTINGVQGSSPVFRYAEVFPPLATVHRKTDGITEEHKNCLSLSKKIVKCPMYVHALDATLQLSISGKWPEELKAIRKTKAAFYIQIAECLRAQHDVTVQANPSCVDVYQDGFVFRLRIAHQKEIALMKQINEDGVIKYRDNEESIELENKLFHLPKLSSALHGLHSQQPSFGPACCLAKRWLSAQLLDDTHIPGVVIELLMASLYLAPKPYKPAQTPQMAFLRFLEVIARAHWNTDPIIVNFNCEMTNEEIVAVETLFSTARNALPALFISTPYDQQKSLWTRKVPSQLILNRMSTLAKESLKLFDDSLFNNTILDVKPMFRPPLSEYDCLLHLKSNMIPRRLQAIDVSSKAKIVDLHPYKTHLLQKIPIVNFDPVQCFLKDLRESYGDYALFFHDTYGGMVIGVLFKPTVLERKDFKVSDVNCRKLDTDGKLVLNISTMIEDFYILGRGIIRKIDIPNKSLSLMTSESALIM